GTAGTACTGGCAGACGATCATTATCCGGTGTTGGAGTATTTAAGCACTTCGATTCCCTGGGACACCCTCGGCCTTGAACTGGCGGCTTGCTGCTCGGACGGCAGACAGGCCTGGGAAGCCTGCCAGCTGCATCAGCCGGATATTCTGCTTACGGATATCGGCATGCCGGCGATGAATGGACTGGAGCTAATCCAGAAGGCGCGGGAGGTGAACCCCCAGCTGCAGACGATCATCCTGTCCTGCCACGGGGAATTCGAATATGCCCAGAAGGCTGTGAAACTGAATGTGGCCGAATATATATTGAAGGAGAGTCTGCAGATCGATCAGGTGATTGCCGTATTGACGGAGGCGGTGGCCCGGCTGGAGGTGAAGCTGAAATCCCGTAACCACTATCTCCAGATGGAGAAGCTGGTCAGCCAGAACCATGCCGCCATCCGGACCCGATTCATCCGCATGTTCGTGGAGCAGCCGGTCTGGGATGAAGCCGAGTGGTTCGGACAAGCCGAAGCGATGGGCATCAGCCTGCACCAAGGCACCCCGTATCTGCCCGTACTGGCCGTCCCGGAGCGCTCCTATGAGCTGGAACGGCGGTTCGGCGGAGTGGTGAACCTGCAGTTCGTGATGGATAATGTGCTGCAGGAATTCCTGGAGATAGACGGCATTATCCAGTTCTCGCTGACGGAACGGCAGTTCATCCTGTTCATTCCTTTGCCGCATATCCTCGTCCGCAATCTTTATGAGGAGTTCCGTGATAACTTCCGGCATGTCCAGAGAATGGCGAAGCTGCATCTGCGGATGGGGATTTCCTTCTTTTACGGGGAGGCTACTCCAAGTCTGATCGACATTAAGAAGCAGATTCAGGCGCTGCTGGATTCCCATGCCCTGCGCTTCTATACTGCCGAGGGAGCGGTTATGAAGTATGCGCCTGTCCAGACCAGCGGCGAGGACCTGTTCGTGCATTATTCGGAGATCCTCCAGCAGCTAAGGGACTGCATTCAGCAGGAGGACAGCCCGCAGCTTGCGGCCAAGGTCAGGGAGATCAAGCAGTATATCGGGGACCAGAAGTATCCGGTGGAGAGTGTGAAGAGCTGGCTGCTCAAGATGGTGATGGAGCTGGAATTGAAATATGTAGTCATGCAGAACTTCGTCAACAACTTCAACAGTGAGCGGCTCCAGCGCTCAATCCAGGAATTCGAAACGCTGGAGCAGCTCATGGAATGGCTGGAGGACTTCCTGAAGGATAAAATACTCATGCTAAGCTCCATGTGGAAGCAGAATGTCCGCAAAGAAATAGCCGAAGCCAAACGGTATGTAATGAATCATATCAGCGAGAAGGTTGGCATGGAGGAGATGGCGAAGCGTCTGGGCCTGAACCCCACCCATTTCAGCCGGTTATTCCGTCTGGAGACCGGGCTGACCTTCATCGAGTACGTGACCAGGGTGAAAATGGAACAGGCCCGCGATCTCCTGAATCAGACGAATCTGACCATCGTGGAGATCGCGGAGCAACTGGGTTATGACAAC
The sequence above is a segment of the Paenibacillus sp. FSL R7-0204 genome. Coding sequences within it:
- a CDS encoding response regulator transcription factor, translated to MTYKVVLADDHYPVLEYLSTSIPWDTLGLELAACCSDGRQAWEACQLHQPDILLTDIGMPAMNGLELIQKAREVNPQLQTIILSCHGEFEYAQKAVKLNVAEYILKESLQIDQVIAVLTEAVARLEVKLKSRNHYLQMEKLVSQNHAAIRTRFIRMFVEQPVWDEAEWFGQAEAMGISLHQGTPYLPVLAVPERSYELERRFGGVVNLQFVMDNVLQEFLEIDGIIQFSLTERQFILFIPLPHILVRNLYEEFRDNFRHVQRMAKLHLRMGISFFYGEATPSLIDIKKQIQALLDSHALRFYTAEGAVMKYAPVQTSGEDLFVHYSEILQQLRDCIQQEDSPQLAAKVREIKQYIGDQKYPVESVKSWLLKMVMELELKYVVMQNFVNNFNSERLQRSIQEFETLEQLMEWLEDFLKDKILMLSSMWKQNVRKEIAEAKRYVMNHISEKVGMEEMAKRLGLNPTHFSRLFRLETGLTFIEYVTRVKMEQARDLLNQTNLTIVEIAEQLGYDNVSYFIKLFRNFSGMTPAEFRKSF